One Spiribacter halobius DNA segment encodes these proteins:
- a CDS encoding CerR family C-terminal domain-containing protein: MSTESTLPPRGDVTREALIATAMQAFARDGFDAASTRAIARDAGVNQALIGYHFGGKRGLYLACFEHIVERVRRRIAPALRRIDEQLNERPADAAGRCEAALEALFGLTDAFADVMISGESAAWAQLILREQQAPTDAFRVVLEGFMEPVLRCLTRLIAMARGEREAEAHRLRAITVVGQVLVFRTCRAGMLHHLGWDDVGASEAAIVRRHIRATVGAVALG; this comes from the coding sequence ATGAGCACAGAATCGACACTCCCGCCGCGTGGTGACGTCACCCGCGAGGCGCTCATCGCCACCGCCATGCAGGCCTTCGCCCGCGACGGCTTCGACGCCGCCAGTACCCGCGCCATCGCCCGCGATGCCGGCGTCAATCAGGCGCTTATCGGCTACCATTTCGGCGGCAAGCGCGGCCTCTACCTCGCCTGCTTCGAGCACATCGTCGAGCGTGTCCGACGCCGCATCGCGCCGGCGCTGCGGCGCATCGACGAGCAGCTGAACGAGCGTCCCGCGGACGCCGCGGGGCGCTGCGAGGCTGCGCTCGAGGCCCTGTTCGGGCTCACCGACGCCTTTGCGGACGTCATGATCTCGGGCGAGTCCGCCGCCTGGGCGCAGCTGATTCTGCGCGAGCAGCAGGCACCGACGGACGCCTTCCGCGTGGTCCTGGAGGGCTTCATGGAACCGGTGCTGCGCTGTCTGACCCGGCTCATCGCGATGGCACGGGGCGAGCGCGAGGCGGAAGCGCATCGTCTCCGGGCCATCACCGTCGTCGGTCAGGTGCTGGTGTTCCGAACCTGCCGGGCCGGCATGCTGCACCACCTGGGCTGGGACGACGTCGGTGCGTCGGAGGCAGCCATCGTGCGCCGGCACATTCGGGCGACCGTTGGCGCGGTGGCTCTTGGGTAG
- a CDS encoding TetR/AcrR family transcriptional regulator produces MVERITERGDVLPLLSELFREHGFEGTTLALISQRTGLGKGNLYHLFPGGKQEMAEAVLAGIDAWFEEHVFTPLEQAESLESGLAHMFDAVAEYFREGHRICLVGAFALSDTRDRFPDRVQAYFGRWIEVVQRVLGRAGIAPEPALCLAEEVVLRVQGALVLARARRQPVLFRRALDRLREDLQRDLDFQLNNRRRRR; encoded by the coding sequence ATGGTCGAGCGAATCACGGAGCGCGGGGACGTGCTGCCGCTGCTCTCGGAGCTGTTCCGCGAGCACGGTTTCGAAGGCACGACGCTCGCGCTCATCAGCCAGCGCACCGGCCTTGGGAAGGGCAACCTGTATCACCTGTTTCCGGGCGGGAAGCAGGAGATGGCGGAAGCGGTGCTCGCCGGCATCGACGCCTGGTTCGAGGAGCACGTCTTCACGCCCCTGGAGCAGGCCGAGTCGCTGGAATCCGGGCTCGCGCACATGTTTGATGCCGTCGCCGAGTACTTCCGCGAGGGCCACCGCATCTGCCTCGTCGGCGCGTTCGCCCTCAGCGACACCCGCGACCGCTTCCCGGACCGCGTCCAGGCCTACTTCGGCCGCTGGATCGAGGTGGTACAGCGCGTTCTGGGACGCGCCGGCATCGCCCCTGAACCGGCGCTCTGCCTCGCCGAGGAAGTGGTGCTGCGCGTCCAGGGCGCGCTGGTCCTCGCTCGCGCCCGCCGCCAGCCCGTGCTGTTCCGCCGGGCTCTGGACCGTCTGCGCGAAGACCTGCAGCGCGATCTCGACTTCCAGCTCAACAACAGGCGTCGGCGCCGATGA